A region of Corvus cornix cornix isolate S_Up_H32 chromosome 3, ASM73873v5, whole genome shotgun sequence DNA encodes the following proteins:
- the MAS1 gene encoding proto-oncogene Mas, whose amino-acid sequence MDESNITFHPSEGTENISMHRNISTQERVWEILTPLWVIMIISFLGFCENGIVLWCLCFQIKRNPFTAYITHLSIADISLLLCTFILSIEYIAGFGFAYGFYYYVTTTLSIVFLLGYNTGLYLLTAISIERCLSIVYPIWYRCHRSQHQSAIVCAILWTLSFFMTVAEYLTCKDDSTKEQFNDGNHCQALLIFTWILTFMIFIPLMILSSLILVIRIHRNSLRPHSSKLYIIIVATVIVFLIFAMPMRLLYLLNYHHWSSLLSQQNHVTIVLSTVNSSINPLVYFFVGSSKKKRFKESLKVVLSRALTDGLRPRSQEVGMSLDIAETIF is encoded by the coding sequence ATGGATGAGTCAAACATAACGTTTCATCCCAGCGAAGGCACAGAGAACATCTCaatgcacagaaacatttctacACAGGAAAGGGTCTGGGAGATATTGACCCCACTTTGGGTAATTATGATCATCTCCTTCCTGGGTTTTTGTGAAAATGGAATTGTCCTCTGGTGCCTCTGCTTCCAGATCAAAAGAAACCCATTCACTGCGTACATCACACACTTGTCCATTGCTGATATCTCCTTACTGCTTTGTACGTTTATTCTGTCAATTGAGTACATCGCTGGTTTTGGATTCGCATATGGTTTTTACTATTATGTAACCACCACACTATCAATTGTCTTCCTTCTTGGCTATAATACTGGTCTCTATCTCCTGACAGCCATCAGTATTGAGAGGTGTCTGTCTATTGTTTACCCCATCTGGTACCGATGCCACCGGTCACAGCACCAATCGGCAATTGTGTGTGCAATTCTGTGGACTCTGTCTTTTTTCATGACAGTAGCCGAATATTTAACATGCAAAGATGATTCAACCAAGGAACAATTCAACGATGGCAACCATTGCCAAGCACTGCTCATCTTCACATGGATCCTGACTTTCATGATCTTCATTCCTCTAATGATTCTATCCAGCCTGATCCTGGTTATCAGGATTCACCGTAACTCCCTGAGACCTCATTCGTCAAAGCTCTACATCATCATTGTGGCCACAGTCATTGTTTTCCTCATCTTTGCCATGCCTATGAGGCTGTTGTATCTTCTGAATTACCACCACTGGTCATCTTTGCTCAGCCAGCAGAACCACGTCACCATTGTTCTCTCCACCGTTAACAGTAGCATCAACCCCCTGGTTTACTTCTTTGTAGGAAGCAGCAAGAAGAAGAGGTTCAAGGAGAGCCTCAAAGTGGTCCTTAGCAGAGCACTCACTGATGGGTTGCGGCCAAGAAGCCAGGAAGTTGGCATGAGTTTGGATATAGCCGAAACAATTTTCTAA